A stretch of the Haloarcula ordinaria genome encodes the following:
- a CDS encoding NmrA/HSCARG family protein: MRKILVTGATGTQGGAVIDHLLADSQDWEIYGLTRDASSAGAEDLEARGVTPVEGDMTDAARMAELCEGMDAVYCVTTFFEDGPEVESKQGITLAEAAADAGVEHFVYSSVGSADADTGLEHFESKYAVEQRIEELGLPATIVRPVFFMQNFEYMMREDIENGRLAMPLEHGVSLAVVDADDIGKTVVAALSDPDRFGGQIVTLAGDDLTLEAFAEAFGSHLGTEIDPIHVDVEDYREMAGDEMADMFQWFNDVGYDLESPLAEWGIETATFETYLDGSEVWRPAATPSR; this comes from the coding sequence ATGAGGAAGATTCTCGTCACCGGTGCAACCGGGACCCAGGGCGGTGCAGTCATCGACCACCTGCTGGCCGACAGCCAGGACTGGGAGATATACGGTCTGACCCGTGACGCATCGAGCGCCGGCGCCGAGGATCTCGAGGCACGCGGCGTCACACCCGTCGAGGGCGACATGACCGACGCGGCCCGCATGGCCGAACTCTGTGAGGGCATGGACGCCGTCTACTGCGTGACGACGTTCTTCGAGGACGGCCCCGAAGTAGAGAGCAAACAGGGCATCACCCTCGCCGAGGCGGCCGCCGACGCGGGCGTCGAGCACTTCGTCTACAGCTCCGTCGGCAGCGCCGACGCCGACACCGGTCTCGAGCACTTCGAGTCGAAGTACGCCGTCGAACAGCGCATCGAGGAACTCGGCCTCCCGGCGACCATCGTCCGGCCCGTGTTCTTCATGCAGAACTTCGAGTACATGATGCGCGAGGACATCGAGAACGGCCGACTCGCGATGCCCCTGGAGCACGGTGTCTCGCTGGCCGTCGTCGACGCCGACGACATCGGCAAGACAGTCGTCGCGGCGCTTTCCGACCCCGACCGCTTTGGCGGGCAGATTGTCACCCTGGCCGGCGACGACCTGACGCTCGAGGCGTTCGCCGAGGCGTTCGGCTCGCACCTCGGGACCGAAATCGATCCCATCCACGTCGACGTCGAGGACTACCGCGAGATGGCCGGCGACGAGATGGCCGACATGTTCCAGTGGTTCAACGACGTGGGCTACGACCTCGAGAGCCCGCTGGCCGAGTGGGGCATCGAGACGGCGACGTTCGAAACGTACCTCGACGGAAGCGAGGTCTGGCGCCCGGCGGCGACGCCGTCGCGCTGA
- a CDS encoding DEAD/DEAH box helicase yields the protein MPPRADSEPSVAVVDVLPDFADAFPFERFNAMQAEALPALLERDDNVVVSAPTASGKTALAELAICKTLAAGGTALFLAPLRALTNEKEREWERFEDMGYSVYVVTGERDLSPRRAERADILVMTPEKADSATRKHDSHRYSFITDVDCCVIDEVHLLDSDRRGAVLEVTVSRLRRLCDPRVVALSATMPNIDDVADWLDAPAETTFAFGDDYRPVPLNAEVKTYSHGENAFADKYRRLYRALDLTEPHIRDEGQALVFVSSRQDTVQAAKKARDELTERDVPIGARGDYDFHNDAADLQNDTLRQSVLDGVGFHHAGLAREDKNRVEDWFKQGKIQLLFSTSTLAWGVNLPARCVVIRDTKLHDPLEGEVDMSPLDILQMLGRAGRPGYDDTGYAWVVCDRSDADKYRTLLRDGKEIESRLAGELDAHLNAEIALGTIRDVDDVMEWLRTTFYFARAQSAPDEYAAGSDLRERVSRTLSELVADGFVEQDGLRVEPTRLGHLASKFYLRLDTARRFADLAERCDEQADDGATEPIDPEDLLTAVAGATEFDSVSARSDEQDAVAAVLGTADTDLDAGQRKVLAILKAGMTGTTPTELKSDAWVIRQNALRLLAALRAFLDDLAPARFANLACRVEARVEHGISEDAVGLTAIDGVGSGRARKLAAEGLQTPADVVDAGVDGLVRAGLSAGVAEQVLANARDLPVLDVDWGAFPDAIATGSNEMREVTVENSGGAARAGLRVTVNGREMTAKPSYLGEATLPVAVFGADADELTYTVEVTFPDLPLPSVTEQRTVRVD from the coding sequence GTGCCACCTCGAGCCGACAGCGAGCCGAGCGTCGCGGTCGTGGACGTGCTCCCCGACTTCGCCGACGCCTTCCCCTTCGAGCGGTTCAACGCCATGCAGGCCGAGGCGCTGCCCGCACTCTTGGAGCGCGACGACAACGTCGTGGTCAGCGCCCCGACTGCCAGCGGGAAGACCGCGCTGGCGGAACTGGCCATCTGCAAGACCCTCGCGGCGGGCGGGACCGCGCTCTTTCTCGCCCCCCTGCGCGCGCTCACCAACGAGAAAGAGCGCGAGTGGGAGCGCTTCGAGGACATGGGCTATTCGGTGTACGTCGTCACGGGCGAGCGCGACCTGAGTCCCCGCCGGGCCGAGCGCGCCGACATCCTGGTGATGACCCCCGAGAAGGCCGATTCGGCCACCAGGAAACACGACTCCCACCGGTACTCGTTCATCACGGACGTGGACTGCTGTGTCATCGACGAGGTCCACCTGCTCGACTCTGACCGGCGCGGCGCGGTGCTCGAGGTCACCGTCTCGCGCCTGCGCCGGCTCTGTGACCCCCGCGTGGTCGCCCTCTCGGCGACGATGCCCAACATCGACGACGTCGCCGACTGGCTGGACGCCCCCGCCGAGACCACCTTCGCCTTCGGCGACGACTACCGCCCGGTGCCGCTGAACGCAGAGGTGAAGACCTACTCGCACGGCGAGAACGCCTTCGCCGACAAGTACCGGCGGCTCTACCGGGCGCTGGACCTGACCGAACCCCACATCCGCGACGAGGGCCAGGCCCTCGTGTTCGTCTCCTCCCGGCAGGACACTGTCCAGGCCGCGAAGAAGGCTCGCGACGAACTCACCGAACGCGACGTGCCCATCGGTGCGCGGGGCGACTACGACTTCCACAACGACGCCGCCGACCTACAGAACGACACGCTGCGGCAGTCCGTGCTCGACGGCGTGGGCTTCCACCACGCCGGCCTCGCCCGTGAGGACAAGAACCGCGTCGAGGACTGGTTCAAACAGGGGAAGATACAACTGCTCTTCTCGACCTCGACGCTCGCGTGGGGGGTTAACCTCCCCGCACGCTGTGTCGTCATCAGAGATACGAAACTCCACGACCCCCTGGAAGGCGAGGTCGACATGAGCCCGCTCGACATCCTCCAGATGCTCGGCCGCGCCGGCCGCCCGGGCTACGACGACACGGGCTACGCCTGGGTCGTCTGTGACCGCTCGGACGCCGACAAGTACCGCACGCTCCTGCGTGACGGCAAGGAGATAGAGTCCCGACTGGCCGGCGAACTCGACGCCCACCTCAACGCCGAGATCGCCTTGGGGACCATCCGCGACGTCGACGACGTGATGGAGTGGCTCCGGACGACGTTCTACTTCGCCCGCGCCCAGTCGGCGCCCGACGAGTACGCCGCCGGCAGCGACCTGCGCGAGCGGGTCAGCCGGACGCTCTCGGAACTGGTCGCCGACGGCTTCGTCGAACAGGACGGCCTCCGCGTCGAACCGACCCGCCTGGGCCACCTCGCCTCGAAGTTCTACCTCCGACTCGACACCGCCCGGCGCTTCGCCGACCTCGCGGAGCGCTGTGACGAGCAGGCCGACGACGGCGCCACGGAACCCATCGACCCCGAGGACCTCCTCACCGCAGTCGCCGGTGCGACGGAGTTCGACAGCGTCAGCGCCCGCTCGGACGAGCAGGACGCGGTCGCCGCGGTGCTGGGGACCGCCGACACGGACTTAGATGCCGGCCAGCGGAAGGTATTGGCTATCCTCAAAGCAGGGATGACCGGGACGACGCCGACGGAGCTCAAGAGCGACGCCTGGGTCATCCGGCAGAACGCCCTGCGACTGCTCGCGGCCCTGCGGGCGTTCCTCGACGACCTCGCGCCGGCCCGCTTCGCCAACCTGGCCTGCCGCGTCGAGGCCCGCGTAGAACACGGCATCAGCGAGGACGCGGTAGGCCTGACGGCTATCGACGGCGTCGGGTCGGGTCGCGCGCGGAAACTGGCCGCCGAGGGACTCCAGACGCCCGCCGACGTCGTCGACGCGGGCGTCGACGGCCTCGTTCGTGCCGGGCTCTCGGCGGGCGTCGCCGAACAGGTGCTCGCGAACGCCCGCGACCTCCCGGTCCTCGACGTCGACTGGGGCGCGTTCCCCGACGCGATAGCGACTGGGAGCAACGAGATGCGGGAGGTGACCGTCGAGAATTCGGGCGGCGCCGCCCGCGCGGGGCTGCGCGTGACGGTCAACGGCCGCGAGATGACCGCCAAGCCGTCCTATCTGGGCGAGGCGACGCTTCCGGTGGCCGTCTTCGGGGCGGACGCCGACGAACTCACCTACACCGTCGAGGTGACGTTCCCCGACCTCCCGCTCCCCTCGGTGACCGAGCAGCGAACGGTCAGGGTCGACTAA